One Amycolatopsis thermophila DNA segment encodes these proteins:
- a CDS encoding F0F1 ATP synthase subunit gamma → MMAQLRELRAKIRATKSIGKITKAMELIATSRIGRAQARVEASRPYATEITKVLSALAGGAASLDDPFLVQRPNPKRAAVLVVTSDKGLCGGYNTNVLRATEELLSLLRSEGKEPHVYVIGGKGLNYYRFRGREVAGSWTGFSDQPHYENAAAAGETLTKAFLAGADDDANGPGEDGVLGVDEVHIVYTEFKSMLTQTPVAKRMAPLEIEYAEEGAEPAPGDILPAYEFEPSADRLLSALLPKYINTRIFSALLESAASELAARRTAMKSASDNAKDLVETYTRLANQARQAQITQEISEIVGGADALAAVGSDE, encoded by the coding sequence CTGATGGCGCAACTTCGCGAGCTCCGGGCAAAGATCCGGGCGACGAAATCGATCGGCAAGATCACCAAGGCGATGGAGCTGATCGCCACCTCGCGGATCGGCCGTGCCCAGGCACGGGTCGAGGCTTCGCGCCCGTACGCCACGGAGATCACCAAGGTGCTCTCCGCCCTGGCGGGCGGGGCCGCGAGCCTCGACGACCCGTTCCTCGTCCAGCGGCCGAACCCGAAGCGGGCGGCCGTGCTGGTGGTGACCAGTGACAAGGGCCTGTGCGGTGGTTACAACACCAACGTGCTGCGGGCGACCGAGGAGCTGCTGTCGCTGCTGCGTTCCGAGGGCAAGGAACCGCACGTCTACGTCATCGGCGGCAAGGGCCTGAACTACTACCGGTTCCGGGGCCGCGAGGTCGCCGGCAGCTGGACGGGGTTCTCGGACCAGCCGCACTACGAGAACGCCGCGGCGGCGGGGGAGACCCTGACCAAGGCGTTCCTCGCCGGCGCGGACGACGACGCGAACGGCCCGGGCGAGGACGGCGTCCTCGGCGTGGACGAGGTGCACATCGTGTACACCGAGTTCAAGTCGATGCTGACCCAGACCCCGGTCGCCAAGCGGATGGCCCCGCTCGAGATCGAGTACGCCGAGGAGGGCGCCGAGCCCGCCCCGGGCGACATCCTCCCCGCGTACGAGTTCGAGCCCAGCGCGGACCGGCTGCTGTCGGCCCTGCTGCCGAAGTACATCAACACGCGGATCTTTTCGGCCCTGCTGGAGTCGGCCGCTTCCGAGCTGGCCGCCCGCCGCACCGCCATGAAGTCGGCGTCGGACAACGCCAAGGACCTCGTGGAGACCTACACCCGGCTGGCCAACCAGGCCCGGCAGGCCCAGATCACGCAGGAGATCAGCGAAATCGTCGGTGGGGCCGATGCGCTCGCCGCTGTAGGAAGTGATGAGTAG
- a CDS encoding cob(I)yrinic acid a,c-diamide adenosyltransferase: MPVRINRVYTRVGDNGTTALGDGSRVPKTDPRLAAYADVDETNSVVGLALAMGGLSEEVAAVLRRVQNDLFDVGADLCSPVVPDPEFPPLRITEAYVERLEGWCDEFNERLPKLTSFILPGGTPGAAFLHQARTVSRRAERAGWALVEADPERTNVLAVKYLNRLSDLLFILARLANPDGDVLWQPGGAEA, encoded by the coding sequence ATGCCGGTACGGATCAACCGCGTGTACACCAGGGTCGGCGATAACGGCACGACCGCGCTCGGCGACGGCTCGCGCGTCCCGAAGACCGACCCGCGGCTGGCCGCCTACGCCGACGTCGACGAGACGAACTCGGTGGTCGGGCTGGCCCTGGCGATGGGCGGGCTGTCCGAGGAGGTCGCCGCGGTGCTGCGGCGCGTGCAGAACGACCTGTTCGACGTGGGCGCCGACCTGTGCTCGCCGGTGGTGCCCGATCCGGAGTTCCCGCCGCTGCGCATCACCGAGGCGTATGTCGAGCGGCTCGAAGGCTGGTGCGACGAGTTCAACGAGCGCCTGCCGAAGCTGACGTCGTTCATCCTGCCGGGCGGCACCCCGGGAGCCGCGTTCCTGCACCAGGCGCGGACGGTGAGCCGGCGCGCCGAGCGGGCCGGGTGGGCGCTGGTCGAGGCCGACCCGGAGCGCACGAACGTGCTGGCGGTGAAGTACCTGAACCGGCTGTCCGACCTGCTCTTCATCCTGGCCCGGCTGGCCAACCCGGACGGCGACGTGCTGTGGCAGCCCGGCGGCGCCGAGGCCTGA
- a CDS encoding DUF2550 domain-containing protein — protein MEIALVVLVVLLGLAVLAFWYALRWVRMRRGGGVSVALRWDPDNARAGWHLGLGRYEGEVFAWYRVWSLRTGPDRVFERETLMIADRRDPIGTEAYAVPSDATVLRCESAVQAPIEIAMGPDALTGFLSWLESAPPGRQVPRAS, from the coding sequence GTGGAAATCGCCCTCGTCGTCCTGGTCGTCCTGCTCGGTCTTGCCGTTCTCGCGTTCTGGTACGCCCTCCGGTGGGTCCGGATGCGCCGCGGTGGTGGCGTGAGCGTCGCGCTGCGGTGGGATCCGGACAACGCCCGCGCCGGCTGGCACCTGGGGCTCGGCCGGTACGAGGGTGAGGTGTTCGCGTGGTACCGGGTGTGGAGCCTGCGGACCGGCCCGGACCGCGTCTTCGAGCGCGAAACGCTGATGATCGCCGACCGCCGCGACCCGATCGGCACGGAAGCCTACGCGGTCCCCTCCGACGCGACGGTCCTGCGCTGCGAGTCGGCCGTGCAGGCGCCGATCGAGATCGCGATGGGGCCGGACGCGCTGACGGGCTTCCTGTCGTGGCTGGAGTCCGCCCCGCCCGGGCGGCAGGTGCCGCGGGCTTCCTGA
- the atpD gene encoding F0F1 ATP synthase subunit beta: MTTTETRTKGRIVSVTGPVVDVEFPRGAVPELFNALKVEVDFEQLRKTITLEVAQHLGDNLVRTISLAPQDGLVRGAEVIDTGAPISVPVGDEVKGHVYNALGDCLDQPGYGADLERWSIHRKPPAFDQLEGKTEMLETGLKVIDLLTPYVQGGKIGLFGGAGVGKTVLIKEMITRVARNFGGTSVFAGVGERTREGTDLFLEMSEDGVINDTALVFGQMDEPPGTRMRVALSALTMAEYFRDIKNQDVLLFIDNIFRFTQAGSEVSTLLGRMPSAVGYQPTLADEMGELQERITSTKGRSITSMQAIYVPADDYTDPAPATTFAHLDATTELSRSVFQKGIFPAVDPLASTSTILDPAIVGEDHYRVASEVIRILQKYKELQDIIAILGMDELSEEDKLTVQRARRIERFLSQNMLVAEQFTGQPGSTVPRAETVEAFDKIAKGEFDHYPEQAFLGIGGLDDLEKKYKELTGK; this comes from the coding sequence ATGACCACCACTGAAACCCGGACCAAGGGCCGGATCGTCTCGGTGACCGGCCCGGTCGTCGACGTGGAGTTCCCGCGCGGCGCCGTGCCCGAGCTGTTCAACGCGCTCAAGGTCGAGGTCGACTTCGAGCAGCTGCGCAAGACGATCACCCTCGAGGTGGCGCAGCACCTCGGCGACAACCTCGTCCGCACGATCTCGCTGGCCCCGCAGGACGGTCTCGTCCGTGGCGCCGAGGTCATCGACACCGGTGCGCCGATCTCGGTGCCGGTCGGCGACGAGGTCAAGGGCCACGTCTACAACGCGCTGGGCGACTGCCTCGACCAGCCGGGCTACGGCGCGGACCTGGAGCGCTGGAGCATCCACCGCAAGCCGCCGGCCTTCGACCAGCTCGAGGGCAAGACCGAGATGCTGGAGACCGGCCTCAAGGTCATCGACCTGCTCACCCCGTACGTGCAGGGTGGCAAGATCGGCCTGTTCGGCGGCGCCGGCGTGGGCAAGACGGTTCTGATCAAGGAAATGATCACCCGTGTCGCCCGGAACTTCGGTGGCACCTCGGTGTTCGCCGGTGTCGGCGAGCGGACCCGTGAGGGCACCGACCTGTTCCTGGAGATGAGCGAGGACGGCGTCATCAACGACACCGCGCTCGTGTTCGGCCAGATGGACGAGCCGCCGGGCACCCGTATGCGGGTCGCGCTGTCCGCGCTGACGATGGCGGAGTACTTCCGCGACATCAAGAACCAGGACGTGCTGCTGTTCATCGACAACATCTTCCGGTTCACCCAGGCCGGTTCCGAGGTGTCGACCCTGCTGGGCCGCATGCCTTCGGCCGTGGGTTACCAGCCGACGCTGGCCGACGAGATGGGTGAGCTGCAGGAGCGGATCACCTCGACCAAGGGCCGTTCGATCACCTCGATGCAGGCGATCTACGTGCCGGCGGACGACTACACCGACCCGGCGCCTGCCACCACGTTCGCCCACCTGGACGCCACCACCGAGCTGTCCCGGTCGGTGTTCCAGAAGGGCATCTTCCCGGCGGTCGACCCGCTGGCGTCCACCTCGACGATCCTCGACCCGGCCATCGTCGGTGAGGACCACTACCGGGTGGCGTCCGAGGTCATCCGGATCCTGCAGAAGTACAAGGAGCTGCAGGACATCATCGCGATCCTCGGTATGGACGAGCTGTCCGAAGAGGACAAGCTGACCGTGCAGCGGGCGCGCCGCATCGAGCGGTTCCTGTCGCAGAACATGCTGGTCGCCGAGCAGTTCACCGGCCAGCCGGGTTCGACCGTGCCGCGGGCGGAGACCGTCGAGGCGTTCGACAAGATCGCCAAGGGCGAGTTCGACCACTACCCGGAGCAGGCGTTCCTGGGCATCGGTGGCCTCGACGACCTCGAGAAGAAGTACAAGGAACTCACCGGCAAGTGA
- a CDS encoding M16 family metallopeptidase, giving the protein MLTPPASPSLPEVHRTEIDGVPVFWTDQPGRLSASLLFGVGLAHETFLETGITHLVEHLAMRRVRTTRYENNAATEVLHTSFDVTSGPENVVEHLRRVCVSLANLDTGPLRLERGVLLAEERGSEGPAVTAWLPSALWFGNRAFGLAGNVQLAAVHAGPDQVREWGARWFHRGNAALVLSGPPPAGLRLPLPGGPPRQPVAAQPFDLPTPAHTSIPNGVVGCALVDWTAETACAAGILIHRLTDRLRHLEGLVYDIALDHQVVDPDRAVLGFGTDVPDKHAGRVVEAIRAELAELGRGGPTEEELSADRAGLAEEIGSREFALYRAFDAAMSELTGWPSAAGHQSRVLAGLDPAAVAAAARDLAARLVLCAPERSVPRDLPELPGSPLPAPPGREVKRALVGATTPRNYRLVVGDDGLSTYFGPGSSPAAVVRFDDLAGVGIEHTDGQLPILHLFGRHGGAITVRPGDWRGGRALVRDLRARIDPAVCFETPEAMRMFEQS; this is encoded by the coding sequence ATGCTGACCCCGCCGGCGTCTCCGTCCCTGCCCGAGGTGCACCGGACCGAGATCGACGGCGTCCCGGTCTTCTGGACCGACCAGCCCGGCCGGCTCAGCGCGAGCCTGCTGTTCGGAGTCGGCCTCGCCCACGAGACGTTCCTGGAGACCGGTATCACGCACCTGGTCGAGCACCTGGCGATGCGGCGGGTGCGCACCACCCGGTACGAGAACAACGCCGCCACCGAGGTCCTGCACACCAGCTTCGACGTCACGAGCGGCCCGGAGAACGTCGTCGAGCACCTGCGCCGCGTGTGCGTCTCGCTGGCGAACCTGGACACCGGCCCGCTCCGGCTGGAGCGGGGCGTGCTGCTGGCCGAGGAGCGCGGCAGCGAGGGCCCGGCGGTGACCGCGTGGCTGCCGTCCGCGCTGTGGTTCGGCAACCGGGCGTTCGGCCTGGCCGGCAACGTCCAGCTCGCGGCCGTCCACGCCGGCCCGGACCAGGTGCGTGAATGGGGCGCGCGCTGGTTCCACCGCGGCAACGCGGCGCTCGTGCTGTCCGGCCCGCCCCCGGCCGGCCTGAGGCTGCCCCTGCCCGGCGGCCCGCCCCGGCAGCCGGTGGCGGCGCAGCCGTTCGACCTGCCCACGCCGGCGCACACGAGCATCCCCAACGGCGTGGTCGGCTGTGCGCTCGTCGACTGGACCGCGGAAACGGCGTGCGCGGCCGGGATCCTGATCCACCGGCTCACCGACCGGCTGCGTCACCTCGAGGGGCTGGTCTACGACATCGCGTTGGACCACCAGGTGGTCGACCCCGACCGGGCCGTCCTCGGGTTCGGCACCGACGTGCCGGACAAGCACGCCGGCCGGGTGGTCGAGGCGATCCGCGCCGAGCTGGCGGAGCTGGGTCGCGGCGGGCCGACCGAGGAGGAGCTGTCGGCCGACCGGGCCGGGCTCGCCGAGGAGATCGGGTCACGGGAGTTCGCGCTGTACCGGGCGTTCGACGCGGCGATGAGCGAGCTGACCGGCTGGCCGTCGGCTGCCGGGCACCAGTCGCGGGTGCTGGCCGGCCTCGACCCGGCGGCCGTCGCCGCGGCCGCCCGCGATCTCGCCGCGCGGCTGGTGTTGTGCGCGCCGGAGCGGTCCGTGCCGCGGGACCTGCCCGAGCTGCCCGGCAGCCCGCTGCCCGCGCCACCGGGACGGGAGGTGAAGCGGGCGCTGGTCGGTGCGACGACGCCGCGCAACTACCGGCTCGTGGTGGGCGACGACGGCCTGTCCACCTACTTCGGGCCGGGCTCCTCGCCCGCCGCGGTGGTGCGGTTCGACGATCTCGCCGGGGTCGGCATCGAGCACACCGACGGTCAGCTGCCGATCCTGCACCTGTTCGGGCGGCACGGCGGGGCGATCACCGTGCGGCCCGGCGACTGGCGTGGCGGGCGGGCGCTGGTGCGGGACCTGCGGGCGCGCATCGATCCGGCGGTGTGTTTCGAAACGCCGGAGGCCATGCGGATGTTCGAGCAGTCGTAG
- a CDS encoding F0F1 ATP synthase subunit epsilon, with protein MAEMTVELVAVERRLWSGQATFVVAQTTEGEIGLMPGHEPVLGQLVEGGVVKVTTTDGETVRAAVHGGFLSVTAERVSILAESAELAEEIDVEAARSALSGEDEAERARATARLRAAGQSV; from the coding sequence GTGGCTGAGATGACCGTCGAGCTTGTCGCCGTCGAGCGCCGCCTCTGGTCCGGTCAGGCGACGTTCGTGGTCGCGCAGACCACTGAGGGTGAGATCGGCCTGATGCCGGGTCACGAACCGGTACTCGGTCAGCTCGTCGAGGGTGGCGTCGTCAAGGTGACGACCACGGACGGTGAGACCGTCCGCGCCGCGGTCCACGGTGGCTTCCTCTCCGTGACCGCCGAGCGGGTGAGCATCCTCGCCGAGTCGGCCGAGCTCGCCGAGGAGATCGACGTGGAGGCCGCCCGGTCGGCCCTGAGCGGCGAGGACGAGGCGGAGCGCGCCAGGGCGACAGCCCGGCTCCGCGCGGCCGGTCAGTCGGTCTGA